Part of the Shewanella eurypsychrophilus genome is shown below.
AACAGCTCATTAGTCGCAGTGATCACATCTGGGCTTTTTTGAAAAGCGACAACAGGTAAAGCACACGCTAAAGCTTCAAGAATAGTCTGGCCTAACGGTTCATACACTGAGGTCATTAAAAAAGCATCGGCACTCTGGTAATAAGCTAAAGGGTTTTGTTGTACACCAGCAAACGTCACGCTACTCTCGAGTGAATACTCTGAGACTTTCAGCTGGTATAGCCCCTCCTCCTCTCCACCGCCAACGAGCACTAAGTGAAAACCTGGTAGGCTACGCATCGCTTCTAAAGCAAACACTATCCCTTTCGCACTGACAAAACGTCCAACTATAAGCAACACGTGCTTATCCAGAGGTAAGCCAAGCTCTGCTTTAAGTGCGCTTTTCGCTGGCCCATCGAGGGGGCAAAACCTAGAAGTATCGACGCCAGGCTTTAACAGTGCCAAGGGTTTCTCATGAGTCAAACAAGCATTGACCTGTTGCTGCATGTTGTGACTAAATACGGCTAATTTGTCAGCTTGATTAAATGCCCTTTGTTGTATCCAAGTATGTAGATACCACTGTATTTTTTGCTTGACCCTACCCAGAAAACCACTTTGTTTAGAGAGGTTTTTGGCCGTATTTTGAAACTTAACAACACCAGGCAACAGATACGTGACAGACTTTAATCCAGCAATTTTTGCCATCACAGTAGTAGAGTGAAAACGACTAATTGTGATCACAGGTGATGAGCTATGCTTTATCTTACGATATGCTTGCCACATAGCAAAGAAAGACAGTAGTCCTCTCACAGGCCT
Proteins encoded:
- a CDS encoding glycosyltransferase family 4 protein, which gives rise to MKSVLITSNAYFPNIGGIENSLRYLALSYVSQGYHVDVVVSDVNSVTACSLAKYESLDGVHIHRYSSFSHLPLYLRPVRGLLSFFAMWQAYRKIKHSSSPVITISRFHSTTVMAKIAGLKSVTYLLPGVVKFQNTAKNLSKQSGFLGRVKQKIQWYLHTWIQQRAFNQADKLAVFSHNMQQQVNACLTHEKPLALLKPGVDTSRFCPLDGPAKSALKAELGLPLDKHVLLIVGRFVSAKGIVFALEAMRSLPGFHLVLVGGGEEEGLYQLKVSEYSLESSVTFAGVQQNPLAYYQSADAFLMTSVYEPLGQTILEALACALPVVAFQKSPDVITATNELLSADEAVFVHKLCATELAEQLKGLFASPQRMNELQLSSRQLAIKNFSWDVLAKHLLDD